The sequence ATGTTAACCACTACTTTTTGCATTTTTCAGCcttttattaaaaacatcatgaaatgtttcataaaattttatgaaatgtatTATATGTAGGATGAATATATTTTGTGATGAAAAAGAGCTACCTCCATCCAAACATTTCTTCTTCCCTTGTAATCACACCACATTAACCGTTTTCTAAGTGGACTCTTCAggagtgttaagtatattcacactggggacttccctggtgggccagtggttaggccTCTGTGGTTAGAGGACCTAAGATCCCTAGTGCTGCCAAAAAAAAGTGTATTCACATTGTTCTGTAAGGGATCTTCAGACTTGTTTCTCTTGCAAAACCAAAACTCTGCATCCATTAAGCAGCCGTATTTGTcctttgtgactggtttatttcacacaGCATACTGTTAtagtatgtgtcagaatttccttcctttttcaaggctgaataacattccattgtatggatgagcTTGTTTGGTTTATCTGTTCATCCGTTGATGCACCCTTGGGTTGCTTCTACcagttggctattgtgaataatgctgctataaacatgggTATGCAAATACCTTTTCAAGACCCTGCTTTCAGGACTTTGCTGatggttcagaatctgcctgccaatacaggagacatgggttcagtccctggtctgggaagattctacatgctgcggagcaaccgAGCCCTTGCACCATGACTTctgaagcctgtgagccctagagcctgttctctgcaacaagagaagccgccacaataaGAAGCCTATGCACTGtaagtagagaaagcctgtgtgcagcaactaagacctagcccagccaaattttttttaaagaacccacTTTCAATTCCTTTGAATATCTACCCAGAAGggaaattgctaggtcatatggagTTTCTGGAGGGACCCCAGTCCTGGTGACCTTAATTTCATCCCAGTGAAACTAATTTTGACCTCCACAAGTGTAAAATAGCTGTATATTGTTTCAAGCCACCAAGCTGTTGgacatttgttacagcagcagtagGAAACTCATACACTCTCCCTAGCTGACTATCTGGAAATCCGTCAGTCTGACCGACAGTCTGCTAAGTACAATATCTGTCCAGAAGTTCAGACAGCTCCTGGGCAAGGTCAGTGCCTTGCTCTGGGCTGCACTTTGGAGGATTCAGAGACAGGTTGGGGGGTTTCCTGGTTACAACACGGAAACTCCTGGTCAAGGAGTTTCGATGCTGATCCCTCATCTTCCTGTTCAGTGGATGCTCTCAGGGCTGGGCAGCTTGGTTCTGGACTCAGCTTTGCACTGAACTAAATGCTGCTAGCCTGTCACTCCCCTCGGTTGCACAGTTGGACCTGTCTCCACTGGAAAACCTGGGAGAGCCTCCAGGTCCCCAGGACAGGAGTGTTGGGTAAATTCAGATAAAAAGTCCCCAGTTGATAAATTCAGGCTGTGTGCTCCTCACATTCCCCCCACCTTGAAATGGGCTCAGCGACGCCCTCTACTTGCCAACACCCTCTGTCTGCAAAGCCCCCCGCCCCCATTCCCAGCTCCATTGCCAGAGTTGAAACCCCATTGTTCTTCCAAAGTCCATCTTTTCTGGATGTATTTCCTGAACTCCCCACAGGACCTGGGGTGCTGAGACAGAAGGAGCCTGCTCATCAGATCTGAGCTGCCCCTCTCCCATCTCTGTGTCAGACTACCTATAATCTCAACAGGGTGACAGTCTCCTCAGGGAACTGGGCCAGCACTGCAGCATCTCAGCAGAGTCCTTCTTCTGGGGACACAGGGGACTCCTCCATGCATTCCTCAATCTAGTCACTGGTCACATTGTCCCAGGGTGTAGGGACAGGGTCTGACTCATTCCTGTGTACCCAGGGCTCTACAATCCCTCTGGTCCAATGCAGCTTACACACTGGGTTTCgggtgtgggagggaggggagtcATCAGACCCTGGAGACTTCCCAGgttgctctagtggtaaagaatccgcccgccaatgcaggagacacaggagatgagggttcaatccctgggtcgggaagattccctgaagaaggtaatggcaacccattccagtatttttgcctgggaaatcccaggacagaggaacctggcgggccacagttcatgaagtgggaaagagtcagacacacgtgCGTGCACATGGGCCCCTGAGGTCAGGGTCACTCACATGAATTACATCAGAGTCTCTGAGATAAAGCCTAGATCAGAGGCAGGAGCCAagattcattttctcctttattgatgCTCCCTGGGGCTGCCAAGAAGGTTCACAAAATCCCCTATCTTTGAGGCAGCTCACCTGgggtaaaaatgcaaataaatcaaaCAGCTCCATCCCTGAGTCGCTGGGCCTTGGTTGGGGAGGGTGATGGGGGTCAGATCACGGGTCCAAGGAACTCAGATTTTGGAGCGGGAGCAGACTTGGTGAGGTCCACGGGTGAGGGGTTGCAGCGAGGTTGGAGCGAAAGTCTCGCGGTGCAGTTACTGGCTTGGGCTGTGGGTGGCGCCATGGTTATTGCTAGAGTTGGGTGGGGAAGGGATTCACGGTGGTGGGCGGAGCCAGGAAGGTGAGCGGCTCAGGCGATTGGACAAGTGCCAGTGGGCGCAGCTCTGAGCCAGGGGCAAGGTCAGCAGCTGAGCCTCTTCTCACAGATCCAGTTGTCGTTCTCGTTGTTGCACGGCGCGTCGTTCCACATCCCCGTGCGGAGCATCATGATACAATCCTCGCGCCCCATCGAGTCGTTGGGCTCCCCCCGATTCCAGTGGCTGCAGTGGTTTGGCAGGGGAGGAGGTGTTGCTGAAAAGCTAGGCCTTTCCGAGTTCTAGCCTGTTTATTACTTGGGTCTAACCCTCACATCCTGAGAATTAACCTGAGCATGCACCTTGGTGTATCACTTTCTCAGCCCAGAATTTAACCCTAGTCAGTTCCTGGGGTCTGGCCCGCCCAGCCCTAAGGAGACCCTATGACCTGGCCGAAGCACTTCCCCTAGGATCCGAACGGTCAGCCTCCCCAGGTCCCTTCTCACCTGAAGCTGAGCGCGACTCCGTCCACCCACTGGTAGCCCTGGATCCTGCGCACCTTGCGCACGGCCCTGAGGCCCAGCCAATAACCGCGGCCACGCGTGTTCCGACTCAGGAAACCCTGGGCAGTGGGGAAAACTGAGCCGGCGGCGCCCGTCCTCCCCTCTGACCCCGGGCCACGCCCCCTCGGGTAAACGCTTTCAGCCCTCTCCCCGCTCCCAGGCAGCCGGGGCTTCGCACCTGCTCTTCCAGGCCTCCCACTATCACCAGGTGCGCGCCGGAGCGCTCGCAGTGCTGCTGTGCCTCCACCCATGTGGCCCGCAGCGTGGAGAAGAAGTAACAGGAACCCTGGAACGGCAGCCACGACTCGGGGCACTCCTTGCAGGAGGAGCCTGCAGGGTGGCGAGGGTCAAAAAGATGATTTGCTCCCGAGTGGAGCAGACGAAGTGGATTGGAGAGGGGGATGTTGGAcaacagcacccccccccccaccccgggcccAGTTGGAACCACCGAGACCAGGCCAAGGTCAAAGGGCGGGGCGAGGCGGATCAGGGAACCGCGGGCAGGGTCCACGAATCCTCTCCCCTCGCCGCCCTCCCCGCTTGCTCACTGTTCCCAAGCCGGGCTTGCTCCAGTGCCCGGAAGAGCTCAGTGCGAATGTTCTCACGGTCCCTCCCCGCTTCAGCCAGGCTCCGGGTCACTGAGAGGGAGAAGATTATAGCTAGCGTCAGGATCAAGGGTAAGATCATGATTAGTTAAGGTCAGCATCCACGTCCGTGGTCAGTGCCAAGGTGACGAATGACATTGCTGTCAAGGACTGTTAGAGCTGGGTAGGGTGCCCGTTGTGGTTACGGTTAGGACTTGCAGTTAAGGTTAGAGTCCACAGGTcagggtcaggatgggggacacgatTTGGGTCAATGGTCAAGATCACAGGTTAggtgtggggtggtggtggtgcataGAAGGGTCCAGAGTGAATCAAGGTTC is a genomic window of Ovis canadensis isolate MfBH-ARS-UI-01 breed Bighorn chromosome 5, ARS-UI_OviCan_v2, whole genome shotgun sequence containing:
- the LOC138440966 gene encoding C-type lectin domain family 4 member G-like, giving the protein MDTAGYSKWDGRQEEVPGGHSGRWGQRPLFLVLALVVITFLWALILSVLFSKASTERGALLGHQDLLSTNASKQTAVLGILKEEVRACNSCCLGTQTQLQTVSKELAEAGSKLLEQESALKELSERVTRSLAEAGRDRENIRTELFRALEQARLGNSSSCKECPESWLPFQGSCYFFSTLRATWVEAQQHCERSGAHLVIVGGLEEQGFLSRNTRGRGYWLGLRAVRKVRRIQGYQWVDGVALSFSHWNRGEPNDSMGREDCIMMLRTGMWNDAPCNNENDNWICEKRLSC